One window of Equus asinus isolate D_3611 breed Donkey chromosome 7, EquAss-T2T_v2, whole genome shotgun sequence genomic DNA carries:
- the ZDHHC22 gene encoding palmitoyltransferase ZDHHC22: MLALRLLNVVAPAYFLCISLVTFVLQLFLFLPSMREDPAAAPLFSPALLHGALFLFLSTNALGNYVLVIQNSPDDLDACQGASAKRAPCPPPSTHFCRVCARVTLRHDHHCFFTGNCIGSRNMRNFVLFCLYTSLACLYSMVAGVAYISAVLSISFAHPLAFLTLLPTSISQFFSGAVLGSEMFVILMLYLWFAIGLACAGFCCHQLLLILRGQTRHQVRKGVAVRARPWRKNLQEVFGKRWLLGLLVPMFNVGGESSKQRDK, encoded by the exons ATGCTGGCCCTGAGGCTGCTCAACGTGGTGGCCCCCGCCTACTTCCTGTGCATCTCCCTGGTGACCTTCGTGCTGcagctcttcctcttcctgcccagcATGCGCGAGGACCCCGCGGCCGCCCCGCTCTTCTCGCCCGCGCTGCTCCACGGGGCGCTGTTCCTGTTCCTCTCAACCAACGCCCTGGGCAATTACGTCCTGGTCATCCAGAACTCTCCGGATGACCTGGACGCCTGCCAGGGGGCCTCGGCCAAGAGGGCTCCATGCCCCCCGCCCAGCACCCACTTCTGCCGAGTGTGCGCCAGAGTCACCCTGAGGCACGACCATCACTGTTTCTTCACCGGCAACTGCATCGGCAGCAGAAACATGCGCAACTTCGTCCTGTTCTGCCTCTACACCTCCCTTGCCTGCCTCTACTCCATGGTGGCCGGCGTGGCCTACATCTCTGCCGTCCTTTCCATCTCTTTCGCCCACCCCCTGGCCTTCCTCACGCTCCTTCCCACCTCCATCAGCCAGTTCTTCTCTG GAGCTGTCCTCGGTTCTGAAATGTTCGTCATCCTCATGCTCTACCTCTGGTTTGCCATCGGCCTGGCCTGCGCCGGCTTCTGCTGCCACCAGCTGCTGTTGATCCTCCGGGGGCAGACCCGCCATCAGGTGCGGAAAGGGGTGGCGGTGAGGGCCCGGCCCTGGCGCAAGAACTTACAGGAGGTCTTCGGGAAGAGGTGGCTGCTGGGCCTGCTGGTCCCCATGTTCAATGTCGGAGGTGAGAGCTCAAAGCAGCGGGACAAGTAG